One Mycobacterium sp. SMC-4 DNA window includes the following coding sequences:
- a CDS encoding tyrosine-type recombinase/integrase, whose translation MGEVGRVESAPSGLPWRVIFPDAEHPGATSYLRELAASDCSPLTVRSYAFDLLRWFRFLHDRLISWERAERVDVRAFVEHLRAAPNPQRLRRRPDGPPPGSVNAVTGKAELSGKYAPRTINHQLSVLFGFYDHACAVDLGPLVNPVPAQRARQGGRPHAHHNPMEDFAIFRRANYRQKTPRPVWRAIPDDAAAALFNALRSHRDRALVSFYLSSGVRASELLGLRHGDLDAGRYTITVTSKGSRMRETVPASVDSFVWLALYLAGRPPIEPGGPVWWTRRSQPAPLNYHAMRAVLRRANASLGANWSLHDFRHTAAARMLADPAFTLVDVQTVLRHASVTTTQIYTQPRLEDLIGKVLEHHARPKIEAWTIEPAYDPAAVRELLGLPN comes from the coding sequence ATGGGCGAGGTGGGTCGGGTGGAGTCGGCGCCGAGCGGGTTGCCGTGGCGGGTGATCTTCCCCGATGCCGAGCATCCCGGGGCGACGTCATACCTTCGCGAACTGGCGGCGTCTGATTGCAGTCCACTCACAGTTCGAAGTTACGCGTTCGACCTTCTGCGGTGGTTCCGTTTCCTGCATGACCGCCTGATCAGTTGGGAGCGAGCCGAGCGCGTAGATGTCCGCGCGTTCGTCGAGCACTTGCGGGCGGCGCCCAATCCGCAACGTCTTCGCCGACGACCGGATGGGCCGCCACCGGGGTCGGTGAACGCAGTGACCGGCAAGGCGGAGTTGTCCGGCAAGTACGCCCCCCGCACCATCAACCATCAGCTGTCAGTCTTATTCGGGTTTTATGACCACGCCTGTGCCGTCGATCTGGGTCCGCTGGTGAATCCCGTTCCTGCACAACGTGCTAGGCAAGGTGGCCGACCGCATGCGCACCACAACCCGATGGAAGACTTCGCTATCTTTCGGCGCGCCAACTACCGGCAGAAGACCCCACGGCCGGTGTGGCGGGCGATCCCCGATGACGCCGCCGCAGCGCTGTTCAACGCGTTGCGCAGCCACCGCGATCGAGCGTTAGTGAGTTTCTATCTGTCCTCGGGTGTGCGGGCATCGGAGCTGCTCGGTTTGCGTCACGGTGATCTGGATGCCGGCCGCTACACAATCACGGTCACCAGCAAGGGCAGCCGCATGCGGGAGACCGTTCCGGCCTCAGTGGACTCATTCGTATGGCTGGCGCTGTATTTGGCTGGACGCCCGCCGATCGAGCCGGGTGGTCCGGTGTGGTGGACCCGACGCTCTCAGCCGGCACCGCTGAACTACCACGCAATGCGCGCGGTGCTGCGCCGCGCCAACGCCAGCTTGGGCGCGAACTGGTCGTTGCACGACTTCCGCCACACCGCCGCCGCGCGGATGCTGGCCGACCCCGCGTTCACGCTGGTCGACGTGCAAACCGTCCTGCGGCATGCCAGCGTGACGACCACTCAGATCTACACCCAGCCTCGCCTGGAAGATTTGATCGGCAAGGTCCTTGAGCATCACGCCCGACCGAAGATCGAAGCATGGACGATCGAACCTGCCTACGACCCCGCAGCGGTCCGAGAACTGTTGGGGCTGCCGAATTGA
- a CDS encoding S1C family serine protease codes for MSMSPYRSPRLLVIAFAAIVALVAPLAPAAAVPGDPIAAALQVEPAVVRIDTEVDYQGVYGLGTAFVIDPNGLAMTNFHVVQGADRVTATVNGRPYPAQLVGYDRRRDVAVIQLIGATGLPVAPLGDANALVPGEPVVALGNARGTTGPLTQEIGTVSGFGRTVKAEDTLTGSADELTGLIEFAAPVRAGDSGGPLVNGNGQVVGITTAASVNFRMGPGGKGFAIPINDAVAIANQIRAGIPSDTVHIGPPVLLGVGVRTAARDAPGVVIQEVLRGGPAEQAGLMDGDLLVVVDGVTLDSATTLTTVLDRHYAGDVVDLTWIDRAGQTRTGKAVLTPGP; via the coding sequence ATGAGTATGAGCCCGTATCGCTCGCCCAGACTCCTGGTGATCGCGTTTGCCGCGATCGTCGCTCTCGTTGCGCCGCTGGCACCCGCGGCCGCCGTTCCCGGTGATCCGATCGCCGCGGCGCTGCAGGTGGAGCCCGCCGTGGTGCGCATCGACACCGAGGTGGACTACCAGGGGGTGTACGGATTGGGCACCGCCTTCGTCATCGACCCCAACGGCCTGGCGATGACGAACTTCCACGTGGTGCAGGGCGCCGATCGAGTGACCGCGACCGTCAACGGCCGGCCGTACCCGGCGCAGCTGGTCGGCTACGACCGCAGACGCGACGTCGCCGTGATCCAGTTGATCGGTGCCACCGGCCTGCCGGTCGCCCCGCTGGGCGATGCGAACGCTCTGGTGCCCGGCGAGCCCGTGGTGGCGCTCGGCAACGCGCGCGGTACCACCGGCCCACTCACCCAGGAGATCGGCACCGTGTCAGGATTCGGCCGCACGGTCAAGGCCGAGGACACCCTCACCGGTTCGGCCGACGAGCTGACCGGTCTCATCGAGTTCGCCGCACCGGTACGCGCCGGTGACTCCGGCGGGCCGCTGGTCAACGGAAACGGCCAGGTGGTGGGTATCACCACGGCCGCGTCGGTGAACTTCCGGATGGGCCCGGGTGGCAAGGGCTTCGCGATCCCGATCAACGACGCCGTCGCGATCGCCAACCAGATCCGGGCCGGCATTCCGTCGGACACGGTGCACATCGGCCCGCCGGTACTGCTGGGAGTCGGCGTGCGCACGGCTGCGCGCGATGCACCCGGCGTGGTGATCCAAGAGGTGCTGCGGGGCGGGCCGGCCGAGCAGGCCGGTCTGATGGACGGCGACCTGCTGGTCGTGGTCGACGGCGTGACGCTCGATTCGGCGACCACGCTGACCACGGTGCTCGACCGGCACTACGCCGGCGACGTGGTGGACCTGACCTGGATCGATCGCGCCGGGCAGACGCGGACGGGCAAGGCCGTCCTCACGCCGGGCCCGTGA
- a CDS encoding helix-turn-helix transcriptional regulator produces the protein MAMTAGGATSPSAADLASAAALFRGLSDPTRLAILQRLTEGEARVVDLTRVLGTAQSTVSAHLACLRECGLVTGRPEGRQMFYSLTRPELMDLLASAESLLAATGNQVVLCPVYGGDATKKRR, from the coding sequence ATGGCGATGACAGCAGGAGGGGCTACTTCCCCATCGGCCGCGGATCTGGCGTCGGCGGCAGCGCTGTTTCGCGGCCTATCGGATCCCACCCGGTTGGCGATCCTGCAGCGCCTCACCGAAGGGGAGGCCCGGGTGGTGGATCTGACCAGGGTGTTGGGCACTGCGCAGTCGACTGTGTCGGCGCATCTGGCCTGCCTACGCGAGTGCGGCCTGGTCACCGGGCGCCCGGAAGGCCGGCAGATGTTCTACTCCCTGACTCGCCCCGAGCTGATGGATCTGCTCGCGTCGGCGGAATCGCTGCTGGCCGCGACCGGCAACCAGGTGGTGCTGTGCCCTGTCTACGGAGGCGATGCGACGAAGAAGCGACGGTGA
- a CDS encoding site-specific integrase has product MSAEDIRSPQRRQAAATRRAMSPQVQLLSRPDSPHLQAIPADSRFGPAGLARPLWGYDANHAPPSPPEGARGVTMQHLTITELCDVVTERHRTLPPQQLQPMVRGTQALLGVLAQYSGQTWEERWLASGYDAAPRTWIEHDALPHYDHWSPTLKALNALLRVRALRPSYSWLLDSKQRVALGRFLDSNGGPDLERLRTLPAYRDAVPKYQDDAEKALARVMIRTGKNIGQLCGDDLLFYADVVRTSGRQRREHLIWELLVALGPLAEEAPTLRATWSARGNTRQHSAATLVDRYGIPASGVRDLLVGYLEELQPNMDYSSLEGLAYRLARLFWWEILQINPDQKDLAISAEVVTAWRERLAMTLDGRPRREVHSILFAIRGMYRDLAEWSHDDPVRWGVWVAPCPVPRALSRAAAKQKRRQKASMQDRTRMLTPLLPALLAAATAHKDRTATLLQRALTCTHDQEFVIDGFTFLRHCPPLRRDGDARARIWAHLAPGQQRPGWIRGSAERIDVTALEEEGFWGWALVETLRHTGIRIEELLELTQLSLRHYTASTTATLVPLLHIVPSKTDCERLIPMTPELVGVLLEVLRRAKAGKDHVPLSIAYDTNDKVHSEPFPHLFARPLGTRHEVLGRHYVRQILVHLATIAGLTDAGRPVHFTPHDFRRLFATDAVNNGLPLHIAAALLGHLNLDTTRGYTAVFPEQIVTAHQAFIERRRQLRPFEEATVADDDEWADFEEHFLLRRVALGECHRPYGTPCVHEHACTRCRFLRVDPAQLGRINEMTENAEQRLVEAKDRAWLGEVAALEESIKHLRVRQSEAQQRLSHGGNPFAEQRPQ; this is encoded by the coding sequence TTGAGCGCTGAGGACATCCGATCACCGCAACGCCGGCAGGCCGCCGCGACGCGGCGGGCGATGAGCCCACAGGTCCAGCTGCTGTCACGGCCTGATTCACCGCATCTGCAAGCGATCCCAGCAGACAGCCGGTTCGGCCCCGCCGGCCTGGCCCGGCCCCTGTGGGGCTACGACGCCAACCACGCGCCCCCATCACCGCCAGAGGGCGCCCGCGGTGTGACGATGCAGCATCTCACCATCACTGAGTTGTGCGACGTCGTAACCGAGCGCCACCGGACGCTGCCACCCCAGCAGCTTCAGCCGATGGTTCGGGGAACGCAGGCCCTGCTGGGTGTCCTGGCTCAATATTCAGGGCAGACGTGGGAGGAGCGGTGGCTGGCCAGCGGTTACGACGCCGCTCCGCGCACCTGGATCGAGCATGATGCGTTGCCGCACTACGACCATTGGTCACCCACGCTCAAGGCCCTCAATGCGCTACTGCGCGTACGCGCACTGCGGCCGTCCTACAGTTGGCTGTTGGATTCCAAGCAGCGGGTAGCCCTCGGCAGGTTCCTCGACAGCAATGGCGGGCCGGACTTGGAACGGTTGCGTACGCTGCCCGCCTACCGGGACGCGGTGCCCAAATACCAGGACGACGCCGAAAAGGCATTGGCGCGGGTGATGATCCGCACCGGGAAGAACATCGGACAACTGTGCGGCGACGATCTGCTGTTCTACGCCGACGTGGTGCGCACCTCGGGGCGACAGCGCCGCGAACACCTCATCTGGGAGCTGTTGGTCGCCCTGGGCCCCTTGGCCGAGGAGGCGCCTACGCTGCGGGCGACGTGGTCGGCGCGAGGCAACACACGCCAACACAGCGCTGCGACGCTAGTCGATCGATACGGCATCCCCGCCTCAGGAGTGCGCGACCTCCTCGTGGGCTACCTCGAGGAGCTACAGCCCAACATGGACTACAGCTCGCTGGAGGGACTTGCCTACCGCCTGGCCCGATTGTTCTGGTGGGAGATCCTGCAGATCAATCCGGACCAAAAGGACCTGGCGATCTCGGCCGAGGTGGTGACGGCGTGGCGGGAACGGTTGGCGATGACCCTCGACGGCCGCCCGCGACGCGAAGTGCACTCGATCCTGTTCGCCATCCGCGGCATGTACCGCGACCTGGCCGAGTGGTCGCACGACGACCCCGTCCGCTGGGGTGTCTGGGTCGCGCCGTGCCCAGTACCGCGGGCGCTCAGTCGCGCGGCGGCCAAGCAGAAACGCCGCCAGAAGGCCTCCATGCAGGATCGCACCCGCATGCTTACCCCGCTGCTGCCGGCACTCCTGGCTGCGGCTACAGCGCATAAGGACCGCACCGCAACGCTTCTGCAGCGTGCCTTGACCTGCACGCACGACCAGGAATTCGTCATCGACGGCTTCACCTTCCTTCGGCACTGCCCACCCTTGCGGCGCGACGGCGACGCCCGCGCCCGGATTTGGGCGCACCTGGCACCCGGACAGCAGCGGCCGGGATGGATCCGAGGCAGTGCCGAGCGCATCGACGTAACCGCGCTCGAAGAGGAGGGCTTCTGGGGTTGGGCGCTCGTGGAGACACTGCGTCACACCGGCATTCGCATCGAGGAACTTCTTGAACTGACCCAATTATCGCTGCGGCACTACACCGCCTCCACAACGGCCACGCTGGTGCCCTTGCTCCACATCGTGCCGTCCAAGACCGATTGCGAGCGGCTGATCCCGATGACTCCGGAACTGGTCGGAGTGCTGTTGGAGGTTTTGCGCCGCGCCAAGGCCGGCAAGGATCACGTGCCGCTGTCGATCGCCTACGACACCAACGACAAGGTCCACAGCGAACCGTTCCCGCACCTGTTCGCACGCCCTCTGGGTACCCGTCACGAAGTGCTGGGACGGCACTACGTGCGCCAGATTCTGGTCCACCTCGCCACGATCGCCGGGCTCACCGATGCCGGTCGACCGGTGCACTTCACCCCGCACGACTTCCGCCGACTGTTCGCCACCGATGCCGTCAACAACGGTCTGCCGCTGCACATCGCCGCAGCGCTACTCGGACATCTCAACCTCGACACCACCCGCGGCTACACCGCCGTGTTCCCCGAGCAGATCGTCACCGCCCATCAGGCGTTCATCGAACGTCGCCGCCAACTGCGCCCATTCGAGGAGGCGACAGTCGCCGACGACGACGAATGGGCCGATTTCGAAGAGCACTTCCTACTGCGCCGCGTTGCCCTCGGCGAGTGCCACCGCCCCTACGGCACACCCTGCGTCCACGAACACGCGTGTACCCGATGCCGGTTCCTGCGCGTCGACCCCGCCCAGTTGGGCCGCATCAACGAGATGACCGAGAACGCCGAGCAGCGCCTCGTCGAAGCAAAGGACCGAGCATGGCTCGGCGAGGTCGCCGCCCTCGAAGAAAGCATCAAGCATCTGCGCGTCCGCCAATCCGAGGCCCAGCAACGACTTTCACACGGCGGCAACCCGTTCGCCGAGCAGAGACCACAATGA
- a CDS encoding ATP-dependent DNA ligase encodes MGRLAEVQSTRRALVFRDGGPGRDSVVLLSRSGKDLGRYFPEVVEAVRAELAPRCVLDGEIVVPRPIAGRTRLDWESLSQRIHPAASRIKLLAAQTPAHFIGFDALAVGDRSLLKEPFRTRRQALVDAVEEKQWCHVTRTTEDPDLGARWLEQFEGAGLDGVIAKRLDGPYLPGKREMVKVKHHRDADCVAIGYRIHKSGQGIGSILLGLYRDDGELQMVGGAAAFTAKARLALLGDLEPLRVGDDLRDGEPSRWNSAADKRWIPVRPERVCEVAYDQMEGDRFRHAVKFLRWRPDRDPGSCTFDQLDVPVNFDLHDVLEGS; translated from the coding sequence ATCGGAAGGCTCGCCGAAGTTCAGTCAACTAGACGCGCCTTGGTGTTCCGTGACGGCGGCCCGGGTCGCGACAGCGTGGTGCTGCTGTCTCGCAGCGGCAAGGATCTGGGCCGTTACTTCCCGGAGGTCGTCGAAGCGGTGCGTGCGGAACTCGCGCCGCGCTGTGTGCTGGACGGGGAGATCGTGGTTCCCCGGCCCATTGCCGGTCGAACCCGGTTGGACTGGGAATCGTTGAGCCAGCGCATCCACCCGGCGGCGAGCCGGATCAAGCTGCTGGCCGCGCAGACCCCCGCGCATTTCATCGGCTTCGACGCGCTCGCGGTCGGAGACAGGTCGTTGCTCAAGGAGCCGTTCCGGACCCGCCGGCAGGCGTTGGTCGACGCCGTCGAGGAGAAGCAGTGGTGTCATGTCACCCGTACCACCGAGGATCCCGATCTGGGTGCGCGGTGGTTGGAGCAGTTCGAGGGTGCCGGTCTGGACGGTGTGATCGCCAAACGTCTCGACGGGCCCTACCTGCCCGGTAAGCGAGAGATGGTCAAGGTCAAACACCACCGCGACGCGGACTGCGTGGCGATCGGCTACCGGATCCACAAGAGCGGCCAAGGGATCGGATCGATCCTGCTCGGGCTGTACCGCGACGACGGCGAGTTGCAGATGGTCGGCGGTGCCGCCGCGTTCACCGCGAAGGCCCGGCTGGCACTGCTGGGCGACCTGGAACCCCTGCGGGTCGGCGACGACCTGCGCGACGGGGAGCCCAGCCGATGGAACTCCGCGGCCGACAAGCGCTGGATCCCGGTGCGGCCCGAGCGGGTGTGCGAGGTGGCCTACGACCAGATGGAGGGCGACAGGTTCCGGCACGCGGTGAAGTTCCTGCGCTGGCGGCCCGACCGCGACCCGGGCAGCTGCACGTTCGACCAACTCGACGTGCCGGTGAACTTCGATCTCCACGACGTGCTGGAAGGATCCTGA
- a CDS encoding thioesterase II family protein — MTTPSERNRWIRNFTPAPNAHMRLLCFPHAGGSASYYFPLSRALSPEFDVFAVQYPGRQDRHSEPFIETIEELADRVFDVLGDLADAPVAFFGHSMGAVLAFEVTRRLEQTGRSPSVVFVSGSRAPHRYADDGSSRTDADLIEVMRDLGGTDPRVLGDQDLLETFLPPFRNDFRALADYRRGPEAGVSTPLVVMTATDDPKTSEADARAWDAHTTGPVEVHTFTGGHFYLEKQAPRVIDVIAQRLRSID; from the coding sequence ATGACGACACCGTCCGAGCGCAACCGCTGGATCCGTAACTTCACCCCCGCGCCGAATGCTCACATGCGGCTGCTGTGCTTCCCGCACGCGGGCGGCTCGGCCAGCTACTACTTCCCGCTGTCGCGGGCGCTGAGCCCGGAGTTCGACGTGTTCGCGGTGCAGTACCCGGGCCGGCAGGACCGGCACAGCGAGCCGTTCATCGAGACCATTGAGGAACTGGCCGACCGGGTATTCGACGTGCTGGGTGATCTGGCCGACGCTCCGGTGGCGTTCTTCGGTCACAGCATGGGTGCGGTGCTGGCGTTCGAGGTGACCCGCCGACTGGAACAGACAGGACGATCTCCCTCGGTGGTGTTCGTCTCCGGATCACGCGCGCCGCACCGTTACGCCGACGACGGTTCGTCGCGCACCGACGCCGACCTCATCGAGGTGATGCGTGATCTGGGTGGCACCGACCCCCGCGTGCTGGGTGACCAGGATCTGCTGGAAACCTTCCTGCCACCGTTCCGCAACGACTTCCGCGCACTGGCCGACTACCGGCGCGGCCCCGAGGCCGGCGTCAGCACTCCGCTGGTGGTGATGACCGCGACCGACGACCCGAAGACCAGCGAGGCCGACGCTCGCGCCTGGGACGCCCACACCACCGGTCCGGTCGAGGTGCACACGTTCACCGGAGGGCACTTCTACCTGGAGAAGCAGGCCCCTCGGGTGATCGACGTGATCGCGCAGCGGCTACGCAGCATCGACTGA
- a CDS encoding ATP-dependent DNA ligase, with protein sequence MKLPVMPPVSPMLAKSVPTIPSGASYEPKWDGFRSICFRDGDEVELGSRNERPLTRYFPELVAAVTAELPERCVIDGEIIIATNHELDFEALQQRIHPADSRVRMLAKQTPASFVAFDLLALGDDDYTGKPFTERRAALVTALADSGPSVHVTPATTDLTMAHRWFEEFEGAGLDGVVAKPLTVTYQPDKRVMFKIKHQRTADCVIAGYRVHKASQDAIGSLLLGLYTDDGTLASVGVIGAFPMTKRRQLFTEMQPLITAFDDHPWNWAAHEAGERTPRKNESSRWNAGKDLSFVPLRPERVVEVRYDHTEGDRFRHTAQFNRWRPDRDPRSCTYAQLEQPVVFRLDDIIPGLGSRA encoded by the coding sequence ATGAAGCTTCCCGTCATGCCGCCGGTCTCGCCGATGCTGGCCAAGTCGGTGCCGACAATCCCCTCTGGTGCCTCCTATGAACCGAAGTGGGACGGCTTCCGATCGATCTGCTTCCGCGACGGCGACGAAGTCGAACTGGGTAGCCGCAACGAGCGGCCCCTGACACGGTACTTCCCAGAACTGGTCGCCGCCGTCACCGCCGAACTGCCCGAGCGTTGCGTGATCGACGGCGAGATCATCATCGCCACCAACCACGAGCTGGATTTCGAAGCACTGCAACAACGCATCCACCCCGCCGATTCGCGAGTACGGATGCTCGCCAAGCAGACCCCTGCGTCCTTCGTAGCGTTCGATCTACTCGCCTTGGGTGACGATGACTACACCGGGAAACCGTTCACCGAGCGGCGCGCCGCACTCGTCACGGCGTTGGCCGACTCCGGGCCCTCGGTTCACGTCACTCCTGCGACGACGGATCTCACGATGGCGCATCGGTGGTTCGAGGAGTTCGAGGGGGCGGGTCTCGATGGCGTCGTGGCCAAGCCCTTGACGGTCACCTATCAACCCGACAAGCGGGTCATGTTCAAGATCAAGCACCAGCGGACCGCCGACTGCGTCATCGCCGGTTACCGGGTGCACAAGGCCAGCCAGGACGCGATCGGCTCCCTGCTGCTCGGGCTCTACACCGACGACGGCACCCTCGCCTCCGTCGGCGTGATCGGCGCGTTCCCGATGACCAAGCGGCGACAGCTGTTCACCGAAATGCAGCCGCTGATAACCGCATTCGATGACCATCCGTGGAACTGGGCCGCCCACGAAGCCGGTGAACGCACCCCCCGCAAGAACGAAAGCTCCCGCTGGAACGCCGGCAAGGATCTCTCGTTCGTCCCGCTGCGACCCGAGAGGGTCGTCGAGGTCCGCTACGACCACACGGAAGGCGACCGGTTCCGCCACACTGCGCAATTCAACCGCTGGCGGCCCGACCGCGACCCACGCTCGTGCACCTACGCCCAACTCGAACAGCCAGTTGTCTTCCGGCTCGACGACATCATCCCCGGCCTCGGCTCAAGGGCCTAA
- a CDS encoding dihydrodipicolinate reductase — protein MPNNASYRVVQWTTGNVGKSSVAAIAKNPNLEMVGCYAWSADKVGRDVGELAGIEPLGVAATDDVAALLALKPDVVVYNPMWIDVDELVRILEAGVNVVASASFITGGNLGDGRDKLADACRRGGATLFGSGVSPGFAELLAIVAGTACDRIDKVTIAESADTTLYDSPDTERPVGFGTAIDDPELPPMAARGTAVFAEAVQLVADALGIELDEITCVSEYAQTTEDLQMASWTIPAGHVAGVYASWQGIHQGKTVIDINVRWKKGQTLEPDWQLDGDGWKITIDGRPTVNMAVGFLPPQDMIENAKTLEDFFVLGHIMTAMPPIHAIPAVVAAPPGIATYNDLPLPQPRGVVPAGR, from the coding sequence GTGCCCAACAATGCGTCGTACCGGGTCGTCCAGTGGACGACCGGAAATGTCGGAAAGAGCTCTGTCGCGGCGATAGCGAAGAATCCGAACCTTGAGATGGTCGGTTGTTACGCCTGGTCAGCGGACAAGGTCGGTCGCGACGTCGGTGAGCTGGCCGGCATCGAACCACTCGGTGTCGCCGCCACCGATGACGTGGCCGCGCTGCTCGCGCTCAAGCCCGACGTCGTCGTCTACAACCCGATGTGGATCGACGTCGACGAGCTGGTGCGAATCCTGGAGGCCGGCGTCAACGTCGTCGCCTCGGCGTCGTTCATCACCGGAGGCAACCTCGGCGACGGCCGCGACAAACTCGCCGACGCGTGTCGGCGCGGCGGAGCGACGCTGTTCGGTTCCGGCGTCAGCCCCGGCTTCGCCGAGCTGCTGGCCATCGTCGCCGGAACCGCGTGTGACCGCATCGACAAGGTGACCATCGCCGAGTCGGCAGACACCACGCTCTATGACTCCCCCGACACCGAGCGCCCGGTGGGCTTCGGCACGGCGATCGACGACCCGGAGCTGCCGCCGATGGCCGCCCGCGGGACCGCGGTGTTCGCCGAAGCCGTGCAACTGGTCGCCGACGCGCTGGGCATCGAACTCGACGAGATCACCTGTGTGTCCGAGTACGCCCAGACCACCGAGGATCTGCAGATGGCGTCGTGGACCATCCCCGCCGGTCACGTCGCCGGGGTCTATGCCAGCTGGCAGGGCATCCATCAGGGCAAGACCGTGATCGACATCAACGTCCGGTGGAAGAAGGGCCAAACCCTGGAGCCGGACTGGCAGCTCGACGGCGACGGGTGGAAGATCACCATCGACGGCCGGCCCACGGTGAACATGGCGGTCGGTTTCCTGCCGCCGCAGGACATGATCGAGAACGCCAAGACCCTCGAGGACTTCTTCGTGCTCGGCCACATCATGACCGCGATGCCGCCTATCCACGCCATCCCCGCGGTGGTCGCCGCGCCCCCGGGTATCGCCACCTACAACGATCTGCCGCTGCCCCAGCCACGCGGGGTGGTACCCGCCGGGCGCTGA
- the ligD gene encoding non-homologous end-joining DNA ligase, with protein MAGKDSAATEVDVDGIKVRLTSPDKPYFPKLGKHGTKGKLFEYYLAVAGPMVELLRDRPVHLQRFPDGIDGEEIYQKRLPQKRPDYLQSCTVTFPSGRTADALKITHASAIAWAAQMGSVTLHPWQVRCPDTEHPDELRIDLDPQPGTGFVEARSVAADVLKPLLDELGLVGYPKTSGGRGVHVFLRIATDWDFVAVRRAGIALAREVERRAPEAVTTSWWKEERGARLFIDYNQNARDRTFASAYSVRKTPIATVSTPLTWGELREADPDDYTIRTVPDFVAGRPDPWAGIDDKAQSIEPLQEMIAADEERGLGDLPYPPSYPKMPGEPPRVQPSKKVAAHWDSEGNRIAD; from the coding sequence ATGGCCGGAAAAGACTCAGCCGCAACCGAAGTCGACGTCGACGGGATAAAGGTCCGGCTGACCAGCCCGGACAAACCGTACTTCCCGAAGCTGGGCAAACACGGCACCAAAGGCAAACTCTTCGAGTACTACCTCGCCGTCGCCGGTCCCATGGTCGAACTGCTGCGCGACCGTCCCGTGCACCTACAGCGCTTTCCCGACGGCATCGACGGCGAGGAGATCTACCAGAAACGGTTACCGCAGAAGCGGCCCGACTACCTGCAGTCGTGCACCGTGACATTTCCGTCCGGCCGTACCGCCGACGCGCTGAAGATCACCCACGCCTCGGCCATCGCGTGGGCGGCGCAGATGGGCTCGGTGACGCTGCATCCCTGGCAGGTCCGTTGCCCGGACACCGAGCATCCCGACGAACTGCGCATCGACCTGGACCCGCAACCCGGCACCGGGTTCGTCGAGGCGCGCAGTGTGGCCGCCGACGTGCTCAAGCCACTGCTCGACGAGTTGGGGCTGGTCGGCTATCCGAAGACCTCCGGCGGGCGCGGGGTACATGTGTTCCTTCGCATCGCCACCGACTGGGACTTCGTGGCCGTGCGCCGCGCCGGTATCGCGCTGGCTCGCGAGGTCGAACGGCGCGCGCCTGAGGCGGTGACCACCTCCTGGTGGAAGGAAGAGCGGGGCGCGCGGCTGTTCATCGACTACAACCAGAACGCCCGAGACCGGACGTTCGCCTCGGCGTATTCGGTGCGCAAGACCCCGATCGCGACGGTGTCGACACCGCTGACCTGGGGTGAACTGCGAGAGGCCGACCCGGACGACTACACGATCCGTACGGTGCCCGACTTCGTCGCCGGTCGGCCCGACCCGTGGGCCGGTATCGACGACAAGGCCCAGTCGATCGAACCGCTGCAGGAGATGATCGCGGCCGATGAGGAACGGGGCCTCGGGGACCTGCCGTATCCACCGAGCTATCCGAAGATGCCGGGCGAACCACCGCGCGTGCAACCGAGCAAGAAGGTCGCTGCGCACTGGGACTCCGAGGGTAACCGCATAGCCGACTAG